TGGCGCGCGTGGCTGGGCGACGACGCCGCGCACGCCGCGCTCGCGCAGCACCTCACGTCCCCCTCCACCTGGGACGCCTTCCTCTCCCCCAGCGCCTCGGccccgcccccgcgcccgctcctcctcctccagctccgCGTCCGCGCGCTCCTCTTCGACAAGGCCTCCGCCGCGCTCCTCGACCACGGCTCGACCCCCGCCAGCCTGCACTCCGTCAACGCCAACTGTGAGTGCATTCCACACGCCCTGTGCGCTACTCCCGCCATTCGGTTGCTGGGATATAGGGACCTGCTGCTGGAATCGCTGGGCTCGAGAAATCTTGAATTTGGTTGGGTAAGCTCGCTGCAGGAGTTAGCTGCGTGGTGCTCTAAATTTCGTGTAATATGGGGATGGTTGAGGTATTCGTTCAGTGGTTTGAATCCGCGAGATTGATAGTGAAAATGTTAGTGGTCAGAGCCTCAGAGGCCACTACTGATCCTGTGATCCATGACGGGGCGGATTGAGGGTGTTATCGTAGTGTCTGAGAGCTGTTGTTGTCACTATCTCATTGTGCCTTGAAATAGTACTGTGAATTCTAATGTAAATTAGTAGGCACAGAATTTTGGCATTTACTTTAAAATGTTAGGTGCGCACCTGTGGAAGTCTGCTCCTGTTGCAGATAAAGTCATAAAACCTGCTATCCCAAGCTTAGGATGTACCGCTTGATAAGACATGGTTCCTTCTGAATTTGGAATTGGAAATAGAACTGTGTGAATTCATGATTCAAAGTCTAATAAGAAACTATGACCTCATCAGGAACAATTATCTCCATAGTCTGACCTCATGTTGCCCTCCCCCCTCCAAAATGAACTGCTGGCTCTCTTACGCTCCTTTCCATCCCTGCATTCTTGTCGAACAAAAGGCTCTGTGATCTTCAACTAATTAGGCTTCAATATGGTTATCTGACATAAGCCTCTGTAATCATTTCCAATACTTGGTAGCTTAAACCAAGCAAAGCTTCTGGGATACCCTTATTCCCTTGTGGAATGGCCTTTTCTCCTCAGTTGGGATAGTTATCCGTCCGGCCTGAAAATTGTACCTCATGCTGCTCAGGAGCTGCTGCCTTAATTATCCTTTCATTGTGTTAGTGTTTGTCCATGTTCTTCTTGGGTTAAACACAATTTAACTATGCATGTTATTTTTTACATGCTAGGAAATATTCTACTTGCATCTGACAAATGTAACTCTGCATGTAAGACTGTAAGGCATTATGTGGTGTCATGTATTGTGATTCATTTTTTTTGGCACCCATTCTATGTTATCCTTCTTGGGTGTTGGATTCAATTAGACAACAAGTGGCAAGACTTTAAGGATCCATTATCATGTTACTTTTTCCTAAAACGTAGCAACTGCAcctcattagtaattagcatgcAATTTGCATGGTAACTAGGTAATTgattaatattaataaattcctCTACAAGGTTCTTCCagataaataaaatattgcACTTGTTATTTAAAATATCATCTTTATGCAATTCTTCCTACCTGGACAATTTTAGTTCCTGCTGAAACTTTCTTCTAAGTTTGTGTTCTAATATACATTCGGCTGTATTAGAATGATACGGGTAGCAAGTATTGATGTCCTCCTTTTAGTAAACTCTAAACTGGAAACTTGCATGTGCAATAGTCTGTAAACATCTAAAAGTTAAGTCATTTTGAGGAATAAgtgattatttttaaataaaaaagcaGTAACAGTTGCCTTTTCAATCCACCATGACTGATTGatatttctaattattaatTTCCAGATCTTCAGCTTCATGGAGATGATATTTATTGCTCTTTGGAAGATGAGCAGGAAGATAACATTCCGCATCAAGTATGTTATTATACCTTTCCCATTTCATGCTTCTTTGTGTTGTTACTGGCTGCTGTATGTGAAACTTTctttaaactattttttcttGCCTGATTTCTTGAGTGATATGCTTCTGCTATGCAACTGTGCGAGTCACGCCCAGTATGGCATGTAGTTCATGCTGTATGTTGTAGTCAGATTTGATTTCAAATGCTTTGCAGTATTTTCCTGGTAATGCATCTTTGTCACCGCTTTGTCGTGATACATTCATTGTTACATGAAGCAGCTTTTCTCCTAGAGATATTCTTGTCCTGAATTTTTATCTAGATTCTAGAGTTGCCCATTACCTGAAAAACTCCCAGACATATAGCTGCTGTGAAGGTTATGATCTAATAATCTATTATTTTATGTAAAACTAGGTTCTTGATGGTATAATGAAATGTTGACCTTACTTGTACCCTACTACTCACTGGTGGCATTGTGTCAAATGTATTTCATGCAATGCACCGTAAGTCAAGCAAATCAAATCCCTGTGTTGAATGTGGTCCTTAACTGTTTATTACTCATTCGATATATTCTGACATGCTAACTGAAGATGCATCAATTCATCTGCTGTATTATGATGTTTTAAGACTTCTCATATGCTGCAGATGCATTCTAGAACTGCATTTAGTCCAAGCAGGGACGGTTCAATGTTGCCTCAAAGGCATAATCGATATGACGAATTACCTGACACTTGGTACAAGCAATATGCTGAAAAATTCAGGGCATGGCATAGCAAGCTTCGCTCAGGTGACAAAGAAATACCAAAGAGAACACCAGAGGGAATGTCTGACTATCTTAAGATTTGCAGTGTACATAAAAGGAAGAGGACAGTGTTTATGGAGGGTCCCAGCATATCTGCCCCCATGTTGGAAAATGGCCCTTCCCTGCACTCAAAGAATGCAGGAGAGTTCAGCAATTTAACAGACGAAACTTTCATTCCAGAAATTAGATTTCCAGCTGACTGTGTTCCAGAAAGTGCGATTCCTAGAACAACTGGAATATCTATGACCAACAAAATAGAAGTTCATGGTGTTCTTGATAATTTACCAGCACCTGTTAGCCGCAACACTGCAATGCTTGAAAGGTTTGGCATGATGCCTGAGTATTACAAGACAGGAAACAAATATAGAGGAAAAGATGGATCTAGAGTAGAAGGGAAATCTTTAAGTCAAGAGCAAGCATTGCTTATGACACGGAAATTGGTTGCTCGCTACTTAGCAAATTCAAGCTTTGAAAGTGGAACTGCAGGGTCTATTGATGTTCTTTCAGAAATAATAATTAAGCATATATGTAAACTAGGACGCAACTTGAAGCTTCTAACTGACAGCTACAGGAAGCAATTTTCATCTATTGAACTCCTTAAGATGTTCCTACAGACTGTTGGCTATAGGTATGTTAATCCTAATATATATAAGTGTTTATCTGTCTATTTTGTTTGTATTCCTTTTGCCCTTCAGAACTTATACCTTGATACATATAACTGCTGTTACAGCATTTTGATAGATTTACTAGTCGATTGTAAATAGGGAAATTTTGATTGATGCCATGGCAAAGGGCAGTAACTGTCCACTCCTTCCACTTATCAGAGAAGTTTTCTTTATGTAACACATGGTAAGCATGTATGCATTACTAGAAGTTGAGTTGGGGAAATCCAATGCACTTCCACACTAGAAGTTATATCCCCGTAGACATGAATAATGAATTACATTCTTCCCCATGCAAGCTTGTCATGTGTCTGTACCGTTATGTCCCATCCACCAATTTGATTCAGATCGAACTTGGAGACGAGGAAAGcaaaagggaaaagaagaggAATGGGCAAACATGCCAGGAAAAATGATCTGCTGTGTTTTGTTCATTTCTGTTTGACAGTGTCTCAGTGCAATTTTGGACACTCTCCTACACACACTGACTATACGGGTCCACATGACCAAATATCCCATCATATCTGGACACCTTTTCACTCAGCTTCAGAGCAGAGACTCGTGCTGTCTCACATTCTACACTTTGCAACTTGACAGTGGTATCCGGACCTTTGAGATTTGTATGCTTGGCTGCGTGGTGTGTCTTCCCTACTTTTTGCCTGCTTGCTGCTGGCTCTTCACTGCCAATTTGCTGGAGCATGGTTGGGGCTCATGGCATACCTTGCCCGAACATATTCCTTCATTCGAAATGGCTAAAATAAACTGTCATAACATCTCTGGACATCTTGATGTTGGTCCACTTCTATACTTGTCAATATGGTAGCAGAGCCATACgttatttagaaaataggtgcctaggccatgattgtgattttttatgTCATATGTAGTAACATTGGGCCCTTGATGGAGATTACAAAGATGGGGAATAGAGTGGTCAACTATCCAATTCATCAAGATGCACAAGTTCTTCAGTCACAAAATCAAAATTCCCTTCTTCATGCCCAGCAGGTAGGCAGTTACTGCTACTTCGCTATACTTATGTTTGTGCAGCTTGGTTTATTTTCTGTACATCTATTTCTATtgtatatgtaatttttttcctGAGAAGAATAGTTTAATTAGATTAGAAGAATTGTTCATCCTGCATCTATCCATAACCATTGAGGGTGAGTGGATTTAGCCAACTAAACAAGCCCTTTGGTGACCTAGGCTGCCTGCCGATCAATTCAATTGTTAGGACTTGGGAGTAGATATTGCTTGGTGGTCAATATTGGTAGCAGGGTCTGAGATATCACCCTTCTCCTAAAGGGGGAATTCTGTTGACACTGTTGGTTTGGATTGGACCCTTCTGAAATGAATCCTTTACGATGAATGCAAGGACCATATGGAACTTGACTAGAATGGGTGCAGAACAACATTGATAACTCAGAATGAGGACTGCCAACTGTGGACTGCCCATTCTCAATTAATCTtcattctaatatttaatttatttgaGACGGAAAATGTGATTGGCCACCACATTTACTCCCTAGTACCTACTGAACCATCGAGTTTTATGCAACCAACCTGGTCTTGAATATCTAGTTAACAGCAGCGGTTGGTCAGTCAGCATCAGGATGATAAACTGTTCTAGTATATTTGTTGTTTGGAATCCTTTGTTCTTTCCACTACCTAAGCTGTTTGAAACAAATGGTTCCTGAAACTTCTGTTGTCAGGCATAATATAACTATTttctgtatatatatagctatCCGCACTTGCGACTAATATCAGTTGCTGAAATATTTATCTTTGAGAGCATAATATTCCTTTTTTATGCTTCCCCTATTTGATTAACAACGTATACATATCCACAATTGACAGCCTCCAAGGCAGTTTCCTCCGCAAATGACACTCCAGAATTTGACACCACAACAGCAGCAGATTCTGCAGCAGCACCAGTGGCTGAGGCGCAACCAAATGACCAGCCCTCGTGGTTCTCTTACGATGGCAGACAAGAACCAGCCTATGGTCAATGTGAAGATTGAGAACACTCCGGATTCTCAAATGGATAGCCCGTATGGATCTCTTACTATACAACATCAATTGCATGTAAGGCAGCAGCAGCtattgcagcagcagcagccacaacttcagcagcagcaactccaacagcagcagcagcagcaacaacttcagcagcagcacctccaacagaagcagcagcagcagcaacttaatcagcagcagcagcaacttcaacagcagcagcagcagcagcaacttcAACAGCAGCAGctacaacagcagcagcagcagcaacttcAGCATATGACCATGTCAGCAAATCAAAATGCTCAACTCGCACAGCAGCTGAAACAAGTCCCATCAATGTAAGTGTCAACGATTCGATCTATCCGTTTGGCAGCTTCTGCTCTGTCATCTGATTTAACCCATCATTTCATTGCAGGAGTTCATATGGCATACGAATGCCGCCTGTGAAGGTAGAAGCCTTCCATGAATTGGTGAGTGGAGACTCTTCGCTGAAGCACGATAACGACCCAAACAAACTTACTTCTCCTAAATAGATCCTTCGTATGCGCGAGGAACATGCATGGCCTGTATGTAGCTGCAGCGTAAAGGATAACATTTGTGATCTgtggttgttttagtttttgtCCCACGAACCTCCTGTGTTTCGTCTGATTATTTGCATACAGCTGCAAGACAGGCCGTGTATTGTAGATGTAAGGTATTTTGCTAATGTATTGCTCTTATAAAGCTCAATCCAAAATACGAACTACTGTAGTTTCACATCGTCATACATTTTCCGTACTGTTAGATTAGTCATCCAATTGTCACAAATACACAGGACATCAGTCTATAGTTTTCCAGCTTACATTATATAGCTTTTGGAATCGTAAGAGATGTTTGTATACTCTATGATTCTAGGAAAAATAACATAGGTacctttttttttgcagagGAGGAAATTAGTTTGATCTATTTTGTATTATTCTCGATGCTAGAGCATAGAACGGTGAGTAGAAAATAAGCAGGTTTGAAGCAATTGAAACAAACAGAACCACTATCGCGtcacaaattatttttctcagtCCACCGAAAACTTTCAACCTTACACATCATGGCCTTTGTAAATCGTGTCTACAACACGTGCGATCGTATCGTCAGCAACGCGACTGCGCTGCCGCTGCTGGGCACCGACCACCTCCACGAGGAGTTCCCAGCGAGCACCGCCGAGCAGACGGAGCGCCGGCCATGCGGCGTCGGCTGCCGGTGGGTCGAGACGAGCGACGCGCATTTGGGTTAGCGCACCCGTAGTCGTAGCCTAAGCCTACGACGACGCTTTTTCTCCAGTGCACGTGTTTGCCGGTAAAGTGCTGGATTTTGGCTGGAAAGTGCCACTCTGATATGCATATGGTTTATCTTAACTGTTCCTCTGA
The nucleotide sequence above comes from Phragmites australis chromosome 4, lpPhrAust1.1, whole genome shotgun sequence. Encoded proteins:
- the LOC133915229 gene encoding uncharacterized protein LOC133915229 isoform X1; amino-acid sequence: MAAAAAQLLGEDGRGYDLARRLEACGAWRAWLGDDAAHAALAQHLTSPSTWDAFLSPSASAPPPRPLLLLQLRVRALLFDKASAALLDHGSTPASLHSVNANYLQLHGDDIYCSLEDEQEDNIPHQTSHMLQMHSRTAFSPSRDGSMLPQRHNRYDELPDTWYKQYAEKFRAWHSKLRSGDKEIPKRTPEGMSDYLKICSVHKRKRTVFMEGPSISAPMLENGPSLHSKNAGEFSNLTDETFIPEIRFPADCVPESAIPRTTGISMTNKIEVHGVLDNLPAPVSRNTAMLERFGMMPEYYKTGNKYRGKDGSRVEGKSLSQEQALLMTRKLVARYLANSSFESGTAGSIDVLSEIIIKHICKLGRNLKLLTDSYRKQFSSIELLKMFLQTVGYSNIGPLMEITKMGNRVVNYPIHQDAQVLQSQNQNSLLHAQQPPRQFPPQMTLQNLTPQQQQILQQHQWLRRNQMTSPRGSLTMADKNQPMVNVKIENTPDSQMDSPYGSLTIQHQLHVRQQQLLQQQQPQLQQQQLQQQQQQQQLQQQHLQQKQQQQQLNQQQQQLQQQQQQQQLQQQQLQQQQQQQLQHMTMSANQNAQLAQQLKQVPSMSSYGIRMPPVKVEAFHELVSGDSSLKHDNDPNKLTSPK
- the LOC133915229 gene encoding uncharacterized protein LOC133915229 isoform X2; translation: MAAAAAQLLGEDGRGYDLARRLEACGAWRAWLGDDAAHAALAQHLTSPSTWDAFLSPSASAPPPRPLLLLQLRVRALLFDKASAALLDHGSTPASLHSVNANYLQLHGDDIYCSLEDEQEDNIPHQMHSRTAFSPSRDGSMLPQRHNRYDELPDTWYKQYAEKFRAWHSKLRSGDKEIPKRTPEGMSDYLKICSVHKRKRTVFMEGPSISAPMLENGPSLHSKNAGEFSNLTDETFIPEIRFPADCVPESAIPRTTGISMTNKIEVHGVLDNLPAPVSRNTAMLERFGMMPEYYKTGNKYRGKDGSRVEGKSLSQEQALLMTRKLVARYLANSSFESGTAGSIDVLSEIIIKHICKLGRNLKLLTDSYRKQFSSIELLKMFLQTVGYSNIGPLMEITKMGNRVVNYPIHQDAQVLQSQNQNSLLHAQQPPRQFPPQMTLQNLTPQQQQILQQHQWLRRNQMTSPRGSLTMADKNQPMVNVKIENTPDSQMDSPYGSLTIQHQLHVRQQQLLQQQQPQLQQQQLQQQQQQQQLQQQHLQQKQQQQQLNQQQQQLQQQQQQQQLQQQQLQQQQQQQLQHMTMSANQNAQLAQQLKQVPSMSSYGIRMPPVKVEAFHELVSGDSSLKHDNDPNKLTSPK